CCCTTAATGCCATGTCACTCTCTTCAACTCTTGACATTGATGAAAGCTCACCAAGGACAGACTCGAACCCATCACTTGTAAgttgctgcaaaaaaagaataaattttGTATCTAATTCTGATTATTCAGACTAAAGTAAACAGTAGGCTAATCTTAATGATTTCTAGCTGTATTAAAAGATAATCgttatcattttttaaacctaACCTCAGTAAAATGCAGTTAGATATACATTGTAACTCTTTTCTATCAATGGGAGGCAAGTTTGGATCCTGCACAGTGGCTGAATGCTGGTACCCCAGAGGTAAACTTTTACATgacaaaagttattttttcttattgttttctatttaatgTCTTCTATTaaatttttcaaatatattgaCTTTAACTGGAACATTCCACacaatatttttactttacaggTCTTTTACAGAAGGGCACATGTGGAACCACCTAAtaggtattttttattttaataaaaacaggaacCATGTGTGACACCTGGCTTTACATTAATTTACACTCATAATACCCAACTTTACATAGAttttactaataataataactgaatACACCAGATTATCCCCAAAACTGTACCAAAAGTGTTTGGGTTCAGAAGagtttgaaattattttttgaaaTGCCTTAAAGTTATATTGACACTTACAAAGAAATCTGTCTGCCGTTGTAGCACTTCTATCAATGACTTTGTCATTGATGATTCAGAGGAAGGGGAAGAGGACAATATTATTGCAGTTCCTTTTGAAAGTGACATGCCTACGtctgtaagttttatttttttcctaacAAAAACCGAGAAGTGTAATTTTCAATAATTTTGAATAACTAGCCATTTCACGTActcacaataaaaataattgtatattgctgtttttaaagatattctAAGATCATCAGTCCTATTTAGTGACCAACCTCTTTTGccagtcatttttattgtatactttatacatttattattcTTCAGGAGGAAGTGGAGCTTGCCATAATTCTGAGCGCTTTTCGAGAGGATCACCTTTCTGGGGGCGTCATATCCACTTGTTGTATCAGGAGGAAAAAGCTTCTGGAGAGTGCCATTAAAGTGATCTCCAGAGTCACTTTCTGTTGGACCGATTCACCACAGATTGAGTTTGTAGGAGAAGATGCAGATGATATGGGGGGACCACAGCGAGAGTTTTTCAGGTCTGTGTACCCTCAATATTTTCGAAATATTTTACtcaaaatgtgttcatgttttcaagTAATTGCATTGTTAGATCGTTTGATTTGTCTTTGCTGTTGCTCTACTCTAGACTCTTGATGATAGAGGTTCAGACCTCTCTTGGCATTTTCGAAGGAAAGGCTGGCCAGGTCTTTCTTAGTTACGACCAAGCAGCATTAGACCAAAATAAGTACTTCAAAGCTGGGAATCTTATCGCTTGGTCGATTGCACATGGAGGTCCATGCATCAAAGCCCTGGATACCAGCCTCTTCCAGCTGATGTGTGGCCAGGAGCCACAGCTTGAGCAGTTTGACTGGCAGTTTGACTGGCAGTTGCTGCCTGACCCAGATGTGCAAAGCAAAGTCAAAAGGGTACttaatatttattatgttaTTCATTTTGGGGATTTTAAACAAACCATTTTTTAACTGGTAGACAATATATCAATTTGTTCAATTCTTGATAAACACTTTTTAACACAAGTTAAGAACattgctctataaataaagattactATTAAATCTCAGATCATATTATTGCTTAATTTGAAACTCCAGCTAAATTGTTCTCACTCAGATTTTGCTATTTAGATCCTAGAGTGCAAGACTGCAGGGGACCTGACAGCACTCCAGAAAGACTTGGGGAACTGGATTAATGAGTGTGGTGTCCCATTCATATTCACAGCTACAATTGAAGACATACCAAAAATCTATGCTTACGTGGTGAAGCACTACATCTTTCTcaggtaaaaatgtatatacaaCTGAAATAggcctaaaaaaacaacaactacaaaacaCTACAAAAATCTATAATATCAACTTGAAAATTGTTATGTAAATTTGGACaatgttaaattgttttttttttaacaaatgtaaaagtaaGTAAACCTTTAATCCAGCTCCTACGAAAAttgacatttcaacatttaaatgtttggaTTAACAGGACAAAAAGCTACCGTAAATCATCAATCTAGcaacacatttatataaaatattgatGGTAGTGTCACAAATTACCAGGACAGAAAGAAATACTACCAGCTGTAGGTCAGACATATGTTTTTTGTAGTGTTGTACAGGTGTTTTACTGTAATGGGTTGCCTCTGTTCTTTCTGTCCTGGTCATGGCTGCTAAAACCAAAAAGCTACTGTAAAGATACATTTAAGAAATTGTCATTTCATACTTGAATagtattttgaaacatttttatttttgatccaGTTTTCAGTCCCTTCTCAAAAAATAAacgcatttaaaaaaaatatctgtgatTCTAAACTTCTGAATAGTTTTATTCATGTTCTGTCTCTGTTGGTTTATAGAACGGCCAGAACGGTACACCAGTTCACAGAGGGAATGAACGCTTTTGGGAAGCTGTGGGACCTGGTAAAGGAGAACTGGATTGCCTTCCTACCATTGTTCACCAACATGCAGGAGCCTTTGTCAAAGGCAGCATTCAAGGCCATCTTCACTTACAGTTACAGCAGTAGAGGAACCAACCGacgtgaggaagaggaggacaccATCTACTGCTGGGAGCTGGTTCTGAACATGATTGAAGGTACATTTTATTCCTTTAAGAACACTATAA
The sequence above is drawn from the Labrus bergylta chromosome 24, fLabBer1.1, whole genome shotgun sequence genome and encodes:
- the LOC114922077 gene encoding G2/M phase-specific E3 ubiquitin-protein ligase-like codes for the protein MPTSEEVELAIILSAFREDHLSGGVISTCCIRRKKLLESAIKVISRVTFCWTDSPQIEFVGEDADDMGGPQREFFRLLMIEVQTSLGIFEGKAGQVFLSYDQAALDQNKYFKAGNLIAWSIAHGGPCIKALDTSLFQLMCGQEPQLEQFDWQFDWQLLPDPDVQSKVKRILECKTAGDLTALQKDLGNWINECGVPFIFTATIEDIPKIYAYVVKHYIFLRTARTVHQFTEGMNAFGKLWDLVKENWIAFLPLFTNMQEPLSKAAFKAIFTYSYSSRGTNRREEEEDTIYCWELVLNMIEDKLTELRFEDLLIFITGADEVPALGFPNKPCIDFFEQESGQRRLPYASTCMMCLFLPRGITQEDELHRMLFQATKDSLGFGKV